The Janthinobacterium tructae genome contains the following window.
CACGATATCGCCGCCTTCGTGCCCGACGAGGCGGATCTGGCGCGCATGATTAATTTCCAGACCACGGGCACCACGGGCCACCCGCTGCTGATCGCCTCGCATCCATTGGTGGCGGGGCGCTACCTGGCTTTCCACAAGCGCGCGCTGCGCCGCTTCGGCGTCACCCTGCGCCATGGCGCGGGCCAGGTGGGCGTCATGTTGCTGGGGCACCAGCGCCGCTGCTTCACCTATGTCTCCGTCACGCCGACGATGGACGAATCGGGCCTGGCGAAGATCAATCTGCATCCGGACGACTGGCGTCAACCTGAAGACCGTGCGCGCTATCTCGACGCCATGGCGCCCGAGCTGATCGCGGGCGACCCCATCTCGTTTGCCGAGCTGCTGACCCTGCCCATGACGCACAAGCCGGCCGCGCTGCTGTCGGTCTCGATGATGCTCTTGCCCGGCATGCGCGCGCGCCTGGAACAGCGTTTCGGCTGTCCCGTGCTTGACATCTATTCGCTCAATGAAGTGGGTCCCGTGGCCGTCTACGACGAGCAGGCGGGCGGCCACGTGCTGCTGCAGCACCGGCTGTATGTGGAAATCCTCGATAGTGCGGGCCAGCCCGTGCCGGATGGGACACGCGGCGAAATCACGGTGACGGGCGGTTTTAACTTTTGCCTGCCTCTGGTGCGCTACCGCACGGGCGATTACGCCTCGCTCGTGCATGGCCCGCACGGTCCCGTGCTGGTGGGCCTGGCCGGCCGCAGTCCCGTGCGCTATCGCACGGTCAAGGGCACATGGATCAACAATATCGACATCACGCATGCCCTGAAGCCGCTGGCCATCGCCCTGTACGGCGTGCACCAGCATGGCGATGGCAGCGTCGTGCTGCGCCTGGCGCCGGGCGCCATGCCGCAGGCTGACCGGGCGCGCACCTTGATGGCGCCCTTTTTCGGCGCCATCAAGGTCGAGACTTTGCTGGCGGAAGACAAGATCATTCAATACACCTCGGATTTGCGGGAAGCAGTGGCATGAACCTTTATAAACGCGGCCTCGTGGTGGG
Protein-coding sequences here:
- a CDS encoding AMP-binding protein yields the protein MTLAGKPDVNLPGGAWESDRDYCPTLTPAGARMLEKLRGHPCAPQYRNRSGNKLLAGEVEALRAYEQEVMQAVVAWSAAAPPSWLLDFLKATYATVPYYRACGSPPSRLADVAPISRAELAHDIAAFVPDEADLARMINFQTTGTTGHPLLIASHPLVAGRYLAFHKRALRRFGVTLRHGAGQVGVMLLGHQRRCFTYVSVTPTMDESGLAKINLHPDDWRQPEDRARYLDAMAPELIAGDPISFAELLTLPMTHKPAALLSVSMMLLPGMRARLEQRFGCPVLDIYSLNEVGPVAVYDEQAGGHVLLQHRLYVEILDSAGQPVPDGTRGEITVTGGFNFCLPLVRYRTGDYASLVHGPHGPVLVGLAGRSPVRYRTVKGTWINNIDITHALKPLAIALYGVHQHGDGSVVLRLAPGAMPQADRARTLMAPFFGAIKVETLLAEDKIIQYTSDLREAVA